One region of Gossypium raimondii isolate GPD5lz chromosome 6, ASM2569854v1, whole genome shotgun sequence genomic DNA includes:
- the LOC105772392 gene encoding protein trichome birefringence-like 38 — MGSIQAISFVIFSCICLTNANANGNSFQRKKSSFERKKQEMNCNMYQGKWVYDDSYPLYNSTDCPFIRKEFDCLKYGRPDHLYLKYRWQPTNCHLPRFNGEYFLKRFKGKKIMFIGDSLSLNIWQSLICMLHAAVPNSRIIKQGLNNNTISAVTFQDYKISVMLFHSLYLVDVDEERIGRVLKLNSMRNGDHWKNNDVLVFNTWLWWYRRGLKQQWDYVNDEGRITKDIDRMTAFRTALTTWAKWVDSDVDTNRTKVIFQGISPSHYNGTEWNEPGVRNCFKEMEPFNGSSAYPVGLPEAAYVVKDVISNIKKPVHLLDITALSQLRKDAHPSSYNAFKGMDCTHWCVAGLTDTWNQLLYAALLI; from the exons ATGGGATCTATTCAAGCTATCAGCTTTGTCATCTTTTCATGTATATGTTTAACCAATGCAAATGCAAATGGCAATAGttttcagagaaaaaaaagcAGCTTTGAGAGGAAAAAACAAGAGATGAATTGTAATATGTACCAAGGTAAGTGGGTGTACGATGACTCCTATCCTCTCTACAACTCAACAGACTGTCCTTTCATCCGCAAAGAATTCGATTGCCTCAAGTATGGCCGCCCCGATCACCTCTACCTTAAATATAGATGGCAGCCAACCAATTGTCACTTACCAAG GTTTAATGGAGAGTATTTTCTGAAGAGATTCAAAGGAAAGAAGATCATGTTCATTGGGGATTCTCTAAGTCTCAACATATGGCAATCATTGATATGCATGCTTCATGCTGCAGTGCCAAATTCCAGAATAATCAAACAGGGGTTGAATAACAACACCATTTCGGCAGTCACATTCCAG GATTACAAGATATCCGTGATGCTATTTCATTCACTGTACTTGGTGGATGTTGATGAGGAAAGAATTGGCAGAGTTTTGAAGTTGAATTCAATGAGGAATGGCGATCATTGGAAGAACAATGATGTTTTAGTTTTCAACACTTGGCTATGGTGGTACCGCAGAGGATTAAAGCAACA ATGGGATTATGTGAATGATGAAGGGAGGATTACGAAAGATATTGATCGTATGACTGCATTTCGGACAGCTTTAACAACATGGGCCAAATGGGTTGATTCAGATGTGGATACTAACAGAACTAAAGTTATATTTCAAGGAATCTCTCCATCACACTACAA TGGCACGGAATGGAATGAGCCAGGGGTGAGAAATTGCTTCAAGGAGATGGAACCATTCAATGGGTCATCAGCTTATCCAGTTGGGTTGCCTGAGGCAGCATATGTGGTTAAAGATGTGATAAGTAACATCAAGAAACCTGTTCATTTGTTGGATATTACAGCTTTGTCTCAGCTAAGAAAAGACGCACACCCTAGCTCTTACAATGCCTTCAAGGGGATGGATTGCACCCATTGGTGTGTTGCTGGCCTTACTGATACTTGGAATCAACTTTTGTACGCAGCTCTCCTTATTTAA
- the LOC105772389 gene encoding ubiquitin carboxyl-terminal hydrolase 24 isoform X1: MTDSKVFVFGSFTEDETRSLLSKQSSGNSEKPVATKELQFGSFNFAAGGSLGSVNGNLSNKPSSTNEPIEFLSSTSRIEDGKSRKTTTDHSLNALQTPKEAGSANSSSSSCSLSNGVKQLNAKGIDVTSVHLTINELNPLSDSQSSKFHVLESEIIEDRDQNGTVDTSLGGSIRGDIAKEEKDPIKVVKNLVPRGLINSGNLCFLNSTLQALLSCSPFVQLLQQLKLRNIPKVGYPILTSFAEFVSDFDVPSSDSKLKKKDTAVLEIGRPFSPVMFESVLKSFTPDVPNSISGRPRQEDAQEFLSFIMDQMHDELVKLQGQSGSSNGVRSSLVSYAEDDEWETVGPKNKSAVTRTQSFLPSELSDIFGGQLRSVVKAIGNKASATVQPFLLLHLDIHPEAVHTIEDALHLFSAPEFLEGYRASTAGKCQTGVVTAKKSVKIQTLSKIMILHLMRFSYGSQGSTKLHKPVHFPLELVLGRELLVSSSTEGRKYELVATITHHGREPSKGHYTADARYPNGQWLRFDDASVTAIGTSKVLHDQAYVLFYEQT, translated from the exons ATGACTGATTCTAAG GTATTCGTTTTTGGGTCCTTCACTGAAGATGAAACCAGGTCATTGCTGTCAAAGCAGTCATCTGGGAATTCTGAAAAGCCTGTAGCAACTAAGGAATTGCAATTTGGTTCTTTCAATTTTGCAGCTGGAGGATCTTTGGGCAGTGTCAATGGTAATTTAAGCAACAAGCCAAGTTCCACAAATGAGCCAATTGAATTTTTATCCTCAACTTCTCGAATAGAAGATGGAAAAAGTAGAAAAACAACAACAGATCATTCCTTGAACGCGCTTCAAACTCCTAAAGAAGCTGGAAGTGCAAATAGTTCCAGCAGTAGTTGTAGCCTTAGTAATGGTGTAAAGCAGCTGAATGCAAAAGGCATTGATGTAACTTCAGTTCACTTAACCATAAATGAACTCAATCCCTTGAGTGATTCTCAGAGTTCAAAATTTCATGTCCTTGAGAGCGAAATTATAGAGGATAGAGATCAGAATGGGACGGTTGATACTTCATTAGGAGGCTCTATTCGAGGAGACATTGCAAAAGAAGAGAAGGATCCAATTAAAGTTGTTAAAAACTTAGTACCACGAGGCTTGATTAATTCTGGAAATTTATGCTTTCTGAATTCCACTTTACAGGCTCTATTGTCATGTTCTCCTTTTGTCCAGCTCTTGCAGCAACTTAAACTTCGTAATATACCAAAG GTTGGCTATCCAATATTAACTTCGTTTGCAGAGTTTGTATCTGACTTCGATGTGCCATCCAGTGATtctaaattgaagaaaaaggatACAGCAGTTCTTGAGATTGGAAGACCTTTCAGCCCTGTCATGTTTGAATCTGTACTTAAAAGTTTTACTCCGGATGTGCCAAATAGCATATCTGGTAGGCCAAG GCAGGAAGATGCTCAGgagtttttaagttttatcaTGGATCAAATGCATGATGAATTGGTTAAGCTTCAAGGGCAGTCCGGTAGCTCAAATGGGGTCAGATCATCACTAGTTTCGTATGCAGAAGATGATGAATGGGAGACAGTTGGACCAAAAAACAAATCTGCAGTCACTAGAACTCAAAGCTTCCTTCCTTCAGAGTTGAGTGATATTTTTGGAGGACAGCTAAGAAGTGTGGTGAAGGCAATAG GAAATAAAGCTTCTGCTACTGTTCAACCATTTCTATTGCTGCACCTTGATATCCATCCTGAAGCTGTTCATACTATTGAGGATGCACTTCACTTGTTCTCAGCACCAGAGTTTCTTGAGGGTTATCGTGCATCGACTGCTGGGAag TGTCAGACTGGTGTTGTCACTGCCAAAAAATCTGTCAAGATACAGACACTTTCGAAGATAATGATTTTGCACCTGATGCGTTTTAGCTATGGTAGCCAGGGGAGTACCAAGCTGCATAAGCCTGTACACTTCCCTCTTGAGCTGGTATTGGGTCGGGAACTACTTGTTTCCTCATCCACCGAG GGCCGAAAATATGAACTTGTTGCTACAATAACACATCATGGAAGAGAGCCCTCCAAGGGGCATTATACAGCTGATGCTCGATACCCCAACGGCCAATGGCTGCGTTTTGATGATGCCTCTGTCACAGCCATTGGGACAAGCAAGGTGTTACATGACCAAGCATATGTTCTTTTCTACGAACAAACATAG
- the LOC105772388 gene encoding pentatricopeptide repeat-containing protein At4g20740: MPPKSVPLPAKPSKPYLFYGHRKPSQNRPVVYGGLFSNRQVLKPPQSPLPPSPPFDLRKWDPHHLSQNPSPPPIPTPHQHSKLSPIARFIIDAFRKSQYTWGPSVVFELNKLRRVTASLVAEVLKVQDDPILASKFFHWAGKQKGFKHNFASYNALAYCLNRNGRFRVADQLPELMDSQGKPPTEKQFEILIRMHADKNRGQRVYYVYQKMKNFGIKPRVFLYNRIMDALVKTGYLDLALSVYEDFRGDGLAEESITFMILIKGLCKAGKVDEMLEVLGRMREMFCKPDVFAYTAMIKILVSKGNLDGCLRVWEEMRRDGVEPDVMAYVTLVAGLCKGGRVQRGYELFKEMKTKGILIERVTYGVLIEGFVKDGKLGSACGLLKDLIDSGYRADLGIYNPLIEGMCDVKLIDRAYKLFQVTVQEGLEPGFATVKPMLLAFAEMRRMSDFCKLLEQMQKLGFSVNDDLSKFFSFVVEKGERTIMAVRVFNELKVKGYGSVRIYSILMGALHKTGKVKQALSLFQEMKDLNFEPDSSTYSNAIICYVEDENIKDACICHNKIIEMSCVPSIDAYYSLTNGLCKIGEIDAAMMLVRDCLGNVTNGPMEFKYALTVLHACKSGAEKVMEVLNEMMQEGLPPDNIICSAIISGMCKYRTIEEARKVFANLRTRKLLTEANIIIYDELLIEYMEKKAADLVLSGLKFFGLESKLKAKGSTLLSR, translated from the coding sequence ATGCCACCCAAGTCCGTCCCACTTCCGGCTAAACCCTCCAAACCCTACCTTTTCTATGGCCACCGGAAGCCCTCCCAAAACCGCCCCGTTGTTTATGGTGGCCTCTTTTCCAACCGCCAAGTCCTCAAACCTCCCCAATCTCCTCTACCGCCTTCACCACCCTTTGATCTCCGTAAATGGGATCCACATCACCTCTCTCAGAACCCATCGCCACCACCCATTCCCACACCACACCAACACTCAAAGCTATCACCAATAGCCCGGTTCATCATTGATGCCTTTCGCAAGAGCCAGTACACTTGGGGACCAAGTGTTGTCTTTGAACTCAATAAGCTCCGTCGTGTTACTGCATCACTTGTAGCGGAAGTGCTCAAAGTCCAAGATGATCCCATTCTGGCTTCCAAGTTCTTTCATTGGGCTGGTAAGCAGAAAGGGTTTAAGCATAATTTCGCTTCTTATAATGCATTAGCTTATTGCCTCAATAGAAATGGTCGTTTTCGAGTGGCTGATCAGTTGCCAGAACTAATGGATTCCCAAGGGAAGCCTCCTACTGAAAAacagtttgaaattttaatacgcATGCATGCTGATAAGAATAGAGGACAAAGGGTTTATTATGTGTATcagaaaatgaagaattttGGAATAAAGCCGCGTGTGTTTTTGTATAATCGAATAATGGATGCGTTAGTCAAAACAGGTTATTTAGATTTAGCATTGTCTGTGTATGAGGATTTTAGAGGTGATGGTTTGGCGGAGGAAAGCATTACATTCATGATTTTGATCAAGGGTTTATGTAAGGCCGGGAAGGTAGATGAAATGCTAGAGGTTTTGGGGAGGATGAGGGAGATGTTCTGTAAGCCGGATGTTTTTGCCTATACAGCTATGATTAAGATCTTGGTTTCTAAAGGGAACTTGGACGGATGCTTGCGTGTTTGGGAGGAGATGCGGAGAGATGGGGTGGAACCGGATGTAATGGCTTATGTGACATTAGTTGCAGGGTTGTGTAAGGGAGGAAGGGTGCAGAGAGGGTATGAGTTGTTTAAGGAGATGAAAACGAAAGGGATATTGATTGAGAGGGTAACGTATGGTGTTTTAATAGAAGGGTTCGTGAAGGATGGGAAGTTGGGATCTGCTTGTGGTTTGTTGAAGGATTTGATAGATTCTGGATACAGGGCTGATTTAGGGATATATAATCCTCTTATTGAGGGCATGTGTGATGTGAAGCTGATTGATAGAGCATACAAGCTTTTTCAGGTAACAGTTCAAGAGGGTTTAGAGCCAGGATTTGCAACCGTGAAGCCCATGCTGCTGGCGTTTGCAGAGATGAGACGAATGTCTGACTTTTGCAAGTTGCTAGAGCAGATGCAGAAGTTAGGATTTTCTGTTAATGATGATCTTTCTAAGTTCTTCTCGTTTGTGGTCGAGAAGGGGGAAAGAACAATAATGGCTGTACGAGTGTTCAATGAATTAAAAGTGAAAGGTTACGGTAGTGTTCGGATTTACAGTATTCTAATGGGGGCTCTCCACAAGACTGGGAAGGTGAAACAAGCATTATCACTCTTTCAAGAAATGAAGGATTTGAATTTTGAGCCCGACTCCTCTACATATAGTAATGCGATTATATGTTATGTTGAAGATGAGAATATCAAGGATGCTTGCATCTGCCATAACAAAATCATAGAGATGTCATGTGTTCCTTCCATTGACGCTTACTATTCTCTTACTAATGGTCTCTGCAAAATTGGTGAGATAGATGCAGCTATGATGCTTGTTCGTGATTGCTTAGGTAATGTTACAAATGGACCCATGGAATTTAAATACGCACTTACTGTTCTTCATGCCTGTAAATCAGGTGCTGAGAAAGTGATGGAAGTGTTGAATGAAATGATGCAAGAAGGTTTGCCTCCAGATAACATTATATGCTCTGCAATTATATCTGGCATGTGTAAGTACAGGACCATAGAAGAGGCAAGGAAGGTATTTGCTAATTTAAGAACACGCAAACTTCTAACCGAAgctaatataattatatatgatgAACTATTGATCGAATATATGGAGAAGAAAGCAGCGGACCTTGTGCTTTCGGGACTCAAGTTCTTTGGCCTGGAATCTAAATTAAAAGCAAAGGGCTCCACCCTGCTATCTAGATAA
- the LOC105772389 gene encoding ubiquitin carboxyl-terminal hydrolase 24 isoform X2 translates to MTDSKVFVFGSFTEDETRSLLSKQSSGNSEKPVATKELQFGSFNFAAGGSLGSVNGNLSNKPSSTNEPIEFLSSTSRIEDGKSRKTTTDHSLNALQTPKEAGSANSSSSSCSLSNGVKQLNAKGIDVTSVHLTINELNPLSDSQSSKFHVLESEIIEDRDQNGTVDTSLGGSIRGDIAKEEKDPIKVVKNLVPRGLINSGNLCFLNSTLQALLSCSPFVQLLQQLKLRNIPKVGYPILTSFAEFVSDFDVPSSDSKLKKKDTAVLEIGRPFSPVMFESVLKSFTPDVPNSISGRPRQEDAQEFLSFIMDQMHDELVKLQGQSGSSNGVRSSLVSYAEDDEWETVGPKNKSAVTRTQSFLPSELSDIFGGQLRSVVKAIGNKASATVQPFLLLHLDIHPEAVHTIEDALHLFSAPEFLEGYRASTAGKTGVVTAKKSVKIQTLSKIMILHLMRFSYGSQGSTKLHKPVHFPLELVLGRELLVSSSTEGRKYELVATITHHGREPSKGHYTADARYPNGQWLRFDDASVTAIGTSKVLHDQAYVLFYEQT, encoded by the exons ATGACTGATTCTAAG GTATTCGTTTTTGGGTCCTTCACTGAAGATGAAACCAGGTCATTGCTGTCAAAGCAGTCATCTGGGAATTCTGAAAAGCCTGTAGCAACTAAGGAATTGCAATTTGGTTCTTTCAATTTTGCAGCTGGAGGATCTTTGGGCAGTGTCAATGGTAATTTAAGCAACAAGCCAAGTTCCACAAATGAGCCAATTGAATTTTTATCCTCAACTTCTCGAATAGAAGATGGAAAAAGTAGAAAAACAACAACAGATCATTCCTTGAACGCGCTTCAAACTCCTAAAGAAGCTGGAAGTGCAAATAGTTCCAGCAGTAGTTGTAGCCTTAGTAATGGTGTAAAGCAGCTGAATGCAAAAGGCATTGATGTAACTTCAGTTCACTTAACCATAAATGAACTCAATCCCTTGAGTGATTCTCAGAGTTCAAAATTTCATGTCCTTGAGAGCGAAATTATAGAGGATAGAGATCAGAATGGGACGGTTGATACTTCATTAGGAGGCTCTATTCGAGGAGACATTGCAAAAGAAGAGAAGGATCCAATTAAAGTTGTTAAAAACTTAGTACCACGAGGCTTGATTAATTCTGGAAATTTATGCTTTCTGAATTCCACTTTACAGGCTCTATTGTCATGTTCTCCTTTTGTCCAGCTCTTGCAGCAACTTAAACTTCGTAATATACCAAAG GTTGGCTATCCAATATTAACTTCGTTTGCAGAGTTTGTATCTGACTTCGATGTGCCATCCAGTGATtctaaattgaagaaaaaggatACAGCAGTTCTTGAGATTGGAAGACCTTTCAGCCCTGTCATGTTTGAATCTGTACTTAAAAGTTTTACTCCGGATGTGCCAAATAGCATATCTGGTAGGCCAAG GCAGGAAGATGCTCAGgagtttttaagttttatcaTGGATCAAATGCATGATGAATTGGTTAAGCTTCAAGGGCAGTCCGGTAGCTCAAATGGGGTCAGATCATCACTAGTTTCGTATGCAGAAGATGATGAATGGGAGACAGTTGGACCAAAAAACAAATCTGCAGTCACTAGAACTCAAAGCTTCCTTCCTTCAGAGTTGAGTGATATTTTTGGAGGACAGCTAAGAAGTGTGGTGAAGGCAATAG GAAATAAAGCTTCTGCTACTGTTCAACCATTTCTATTGCTGCACCTTGATATCCATCCTGAAGCTGTTCATACTATTGAGGATGCACTTCACTTGTTCTCAGCACCAGAGTTTCTTGAGGGTTATCGTGCATCGACTGCTGGGAag ACTGGTGTTGTCACTGCCAAAAAATCTGTCAAGATACAGACACTTTCGAAGATAATGATTTTGCACCTGATGCGTTTTAGCTATGGTAGCCAGGGGAGTACCAAGCTGCATAAGCCTGTACACTTCCCTCTTGAGCTGGTATTGGGTCGGGAACTACTTGTTTCCTCATCCACCGAG GGCCGAAAATATGAACTTGTTGCTACAATAACACATCATGGAAGAGAGCCCTCCAAGGGGCATTATACAGCTGATGCTCGATACCCCAACGGCCAATGGCTGCGTTTTGATGATGCCTCTGTCACAGCCATTGGGACAAGCAAGGTGTTACATGACCAAGCATATGTTCTTTTCTACGAACAAACATAG